A DNA window from Peromyscus leucopus breed LL Stock chromosome 3, UCI_PerLeu_2.1, whole genome shotgun sequence contains the following coding sequences:
- the LOC114708780 gene encoding LOW QUALITY PROTEIN: PILR alpha-associated neural protein (The sequence of the model RefSeq protein was modified relative to this genomic sequence to represent the inferred CDS: inserted 1 base in 1 codon) has protein sequence MWPTLLPSQLFPLWPLLLLPLPPPVQGSSXSSPPAPARPPCVRGGPSAPRHVCVWERAPPPSRSPRVPRSRRQAPPGTAPPATPSGFEEGPPSSQYPWAIVWGPTVSREDGGDPNSVNPGFLPLDYGFAAPHGLATPHPNSDSMRDDGDGLILGETPATLRPFLFGGRGEGVDPQLYVTITISIIIVLVATGIIFKFCWDRSQKRRRPSGQQGALRQEESQQPLTDLSPAGVTVLGAFGDSPTPTPDHEEPRGGPRPGMPQPKGAPAFQLNRIPLVNL, from the exons ATGTG GCCTACTCTACTGCCGTCCCAACTCTTCCCTCTCTGGCCACTGCTGTTGCTCCCCCTCCCACCGCCTGTGCAGGGCTCCT CCTCGTCCCCACCAGCCCCGGCCCGTCCCCCCTGCGTCCGGGGTGGCCCCTCGGCCCCTCgccatgtgtgtgtttgggagcgGGCTCCTCCACCAAGCCGGTCCCCAAGGGTCCCAAGATCACGTCGGCAAGCTCCGCCAGGCACTGCACCTCCTGCCACCCCATCAGGCTTTGAGGAGGGGCCCCCCTCATCTCAGTACCCCTGGGCCATTGTGTGGGGTCCCACAGTATCTCGGGAGGATGGAGGGGACCCCAACTCGGTCAATCCTGGATTTCTGCCCCTGGACTACGGTTTTGCAGCCCCGCATGGGCTGGCTACTCCGCACCCCAACTCAGACTCCATGCGGGATGATGGAGATGGACTCATCCTTGGGGAAACACCTGCTACCCTGAGGCCCTTCCTGTTTGGAGGGCGTGGGGAAG GTGTGGACCCTCAGCTTTACGTGACAATTACCATATCCATCATCATCGTCCTTGTGGCTACAGGCATCATCTTCAAGTTTTG CTGGGACCGCAGCCAGAAGCGGCGGAGGCCCTCAGGGCAGCAAGGtgccctgaggcaggaggagagccaGCAACCACTGACAGATCTGTCCCCGGCTGGAGTCACTGTGCTGGGGGCCTTCGGGGACTCACCCACCCCGACCCCTGACCATGAGGAGCCCCGAGGGGGACCCCGGCCTGGGATGCCCCAGCCCAAGGGGGCTCCAGCCTTCCAGTTGAACCG